A stretch of the Esox lucius isolate fEsoLuc1 chromosome 2, fEsoLuc1.pri, whole genome shotgun sequence genome encodes the following:
- the LOC117592952 gene encoding uncharacterized protein LOC117592952 codes for MVHFYLCKDGVGIQMAPITKDAESVFLLKEVKKKQSGKYSCVYSICKHPISQVKSTGDYLVLRINGDEDVEASSKTPVSTPPTVFKERPENEGAEGILGFNSTVALVLLILSLSVLILLWRYLGILKQMISKYHGSSEIQDMGQTYNVLSSVPVDETTEVCLDVEEEAYSMIDDWRGLRPSVTQSSQIDPTREEAKCSSLETTVEKPKRQVETAIYAQVIKTKKKENDPVCSFLMEK; via the exons ATGGTTCATTTTTACCTTTGTAAGGATGGAGTTGGGATACAAATGGCACCAATAACGAAAGATGCTGAATCTGTTTTCTTGTTGAAagaagttaaaaaaaaacaatcaggcAAGTACAGCTGTGTGTACAGCATATGTAAACACCCAATCAGCCAAGTGAAGTCAACAGGGGATTATCTGGTCTTACGGATCAACGGAGATGAAGACGTGGAAG CATCaagtaaaacaccagtgtcaaCACCACCAACAGTCTTCAAAGAGAGACCAGAGAATGAGGGAGCAGAAGGAATTCTGGGATTTAACAGCACAGTAGCCTTGGTCCTCCTAATTTTGTCACTGTCTGTCCTGATTTTACTGTGGAGGTACTTGGGGATCCTGAAACAAA TGATAAGTAAATACCATGGCTCAAG TGAGATACAGGATATGGGTCAAACCTACAATGTACTCTCTTCTGTACCAG TTGATGAAAC tACTGAGGTCTGTCTTGATGTTGAGGAAGAAGCCTATTCTATGATAGATGATTGGAGAG GCCTGAGACCATCAGTTACACAAAG CTCTCAAATAGATCCTACACGAGAGGAGGCAAAATGCAGTTCACTAGAAACTACAG TGGAAAAACCAAAACGACAAGTTGAAACTGCCATCTATGCCCAAGTGATCAAAAccaagaagaaagaaaatgatcCTGTGTGCAGTTTTCTGATGGAAAAATAG